From a single Polyangiaceae bacterium genomic region:
- a CDS encoding type II toxin-antitoxin system VapC family toxin, translating into MLDTSAYSHLRRGHPKVQDIVAKAATVLLPTIVLGELEAAFQLGSRTKENVATLEEFLEEPFVSTLPVSERVARQYGALFSELRRAGTPIPVNDVWIAATTIEAGARLLTFDSDFERVKRLDRTILLA; encoded by the coding sequence GTGCTGGACACGTCCGCCTACTCGCACCTTCGACGTGGACACCCCAAAGTGCAGGACATCGTGGCCAAGGCGGCTACCGTGCTCCTGCCGACGATCGTATTGGGAGAGCTTGAGGCTGCGTTCCAGTTGGGAAGTCGGACGAAGGAGAACGTCGCCACGCTGGAGGAGTTCCTCGAGGAACCCTTCGTGTCGACGCTGCCGGTGAGCGAAAGAGTCGCACGGCAATACGGTGCGCTGTTCTCGGAGCTGCGCCGCGCCGGGACGCCGATCCCGGTGAACGACGTCTGGATTGCTGCGACCACCATCGAGGCAGGTGCACGTCTGCTCACCTTCGACTCGGATTTCGAGCGCGTGAAGCGTCTCGATCGCACGATTCTCTTGGCGTAG
- a CDS encoding 6,7-dimethyl-8-ribityllumazine synthase, with protein MAEPKSLEGQLVAPPKARFGLVASRFNSFIVEQLVSGCVDGLTRHGVSADRITLVHVPGSWEIPLMCSRLAKSGKLDAVIALGAVIRGGTPHFDYVASEAAKGVAMASAQSGVPVIFGVLTTDTIEQAIERAGTKAGNKGFDAAMAAIEMVSLGKALSDAGL; from the coding sequence ATGGCAGAGCCCAAGAGTCTCGAAGGTCAGCTCGTCGCGCCGCCCAAGGCCCGCTTCGGGTTGGTGGCGTCGCGCTTCAACTCCTTCATCGTGGAGCAGCTGGTTTCCGGCTGCGTGGATGGCCTCACCCGACACGGGGTGAGCGCGGATCGCATCACGCTGGTGCACGTGCCGGGCTCTTGGGAAATCCCGCTCATGTGCTCGCGCCTCGCGAAGAGCGGCAAGCTGGACGCGGTCATCGCGCTGGGCGCCGTCATTCGCGGCGGTACGCCGCACTTCGACTACGTCGCTTCCGAGGCCGCCAAGGGCGTGGCCATGGCGTCCGCTCAGTCCGGCGTGCCGGTCATCTTCGGCGTGCTCACCACGGACACCATCGAGCAAGCCATCGAGCGCGCGGGCACCAAGGCCGGCAACAAGGGTTTCGACGCGGCCATGGCCGCCATCGAGATGGTGAGCCTGGGCAAGGCTCTCTCCGACGCGGGGCTGTGA
- the nusB gene encoding transcription antitermination factor NusB codes for MGARSTAREAALQMLFSIEISGADAAQVIHDYWREMPGDAEGRPYADGLVKGVAAALEEIDGRIRTASTNWRLERMTRVDRNLLRLSTYELLREKDVPRAVIIDEAVELAKRFGTEESGSFVNGVLDRIANDCGRTDEA; via the coding sequence ATGGGTGCTCGGTCCACCGCGCGTGAGGCCGCGCTGCAGATGCTGTTCTCGATCGAGATCAGCGGAGCCGATGCCGCGCAGGTGATCCACGACTACTGGCGCGAGATGCCGGGAGACGCCGAAGGTCGCCCCTACGCCGACGGCCTGGTGAAGGGCGTGGCCGCCGCGCTGGAAGAGATCGACGGGCGTATTCGCACGGCGAGCACCAACTGGCGGCTGGAGCGCATGACGCGCGTGGATCGCAATCTGCTGCGGCTCTCCACCTACGAGCTGCTCAGGGAGAAAGACGTACCCCGCGCGGTGATCATCGACGAGGCCGTGGAGCTCGCCAAACGCTTCGGAACCGAGGAATCCGGATCTTTCGTGAACGGCGTGCTCGATCGCATCGCCAACGACTGCGGCCGCACGGACGAAGCCTGA
- a CDS encoding leucyl aminopeptidase, with protein sequence MDLRFIAPHLRKLDLAGTEVLVACTAEQERPPHGVAGLVDWRLAGRISRLMEEGIVTGELGEVVLVPGKPKLPFDKVLLFGVGPERELDERVFRHVVEKMLATLEGLCARSAVVQLPGRAADLIEPERAADVLLECAGGRPEHDVWTLVEPPEAQRSVTQHMVQERRRVREL encoded by the coding sequence ATGGACCTTCGGTTCATCGCTCCGCACCTGCGCAAGCTCGATCTAGCCGGAACCGAGGTGCTCGTGGCCTGCACTGCGGAGCAGGAGCGACCACCCCATGGCGTGGCGGGCTTGGTCGACTGGCGCTTGGCCGGCCGCATCTCGCGCTTGATGGAGGAGGGCATCGTCACCGGCGAGCTGGGCGAAGTGGTGCTGGTGCCCGGCAAGCCCAAGCTGCCCTTCGACAAGGTGCTGCTCTTTGGTGTGGGGCCCGAGCGCGAGCTGGACGAGCGCGTGTTTCGTCACGTGGTGGAGAAGATGCTCGCCACGTTGGAGGGCCTCTGCGCGCGCTCCGCCGTGGTGCAGCTCCCCGGGCGCGCCGCAGATCTTATCGAGCCGGAGCGCGCCGCGGACGTGCTCTTGGAATGCGCCGGAGGTCGTCCGGAGCACGACGTCTGGACGCTGGTGGAACCGCCGGAAGCGCAGCG